The Deinococcus sp. KNUC1210 nucleotide sequence GGCAACCCGGACCGCCGAACTGGAACGCGGGCGACTGACCCTCTTTCCGGGCAACTACAGCGCGGCGATGGAGCGCAAAGCCGCGCTGCGGGCTGCCCAGGAGCGTCAGTATGCAGCCGGGCAGCGGCAGCGCTTGTTGCTGGAAGAAGAGCAGCGGCGGCAGGCCAGCAAGGCGTCGGTGAACGAGAACCGCGCCCGTGCCAAAGACAACGACAAATTCCGTTCGACCCACAAGGCAGAGCGGGCGCAGCAGATTCATTCGGGGCGGGCGAGGGCGATGCAGAAGCAACTCGAACGCCTGGAGGTGCCAAACAAGCCATACGACGACCGTCGCACGCTGCATCTCGATCTGCCGCCCATGTCGCCCGGCCCCAGCGAGGTGCTGAGTCTGAAGAATTTCAGCGTGCAGCGCGGCGAGAAGTGCGTGCTGAGCGGCCTGAATCTGGAGCTGCGGCGCGGTGAACGGCTGGCGCTGGTGGGCGACAACGGCAGCGGCAAAAGTACGCTGCTGGCGGCGATTCGCGGCGCTCTGCCTTCCGGCGGTGAGCGGCGGCTGGGGGTGGGGCTTCAGGTTGCCTGGACGGGGCAGCACCACGAGGAACTGAGTGGGCTGGAAACGGTGAAAGACGCGCTGCTGGACGCCAATCCACTGCTGACGCCGCATCAGCTGTACGAACTCGCGGCCAGCGTGGGGCTGCCGGGTGGGCCAGCCTTCAGTGTGGCGGCGCTGTCGGGCGGGCAACTCACGCGGCTGGGCCTGGCTCGCCTGAGTGTCATCCGGGCGCACCTGCTGCTGCTCGACGAGCCGACCAACCACCTCGACATTCGCGCAATCGAGGCGCTGGAAGCCCTGCTGCTGCGCTTTCCCGGCACCCTCATCCTGGCGAGCCACGACCGGCGACTGGTCGAGCGCGTGGCGACGCGGGTGGAGGTGCTGGGGGCCTGAGCTGTTGCACTATCCTGCTCCCCGTGACTGCCTCGCCCGCCCTTCCGCTTGCCAGCCTCGAAGCCGTCTCGGTCAATCAGGGCGGCGTGCCGATCCTCGCAGATATCCAGTTCGAGCTGTTTCCCGGCGAGGCGTGGCTGCTGACCGGGCCGAACGGCGGCGGCAAAAGTACGCTGCTGGGCCTGCTGCGCGGCGACCTGTCGCCCAGCTCGGGTACGCGGCGGTACTTTCTGGACGGAGCGTGGCGTACGTCGGCCGTGCGGGCGCTGCGGGCCTTCGCGCTGGTCAGCCCGGCGCAGGAGGCCTGGTTCCTGACCCGCGACTGGGCGCAGACGGTGCAGGATGTGCTGCTGGCGGGCATCGAGGGCGACATGCTACGCCTGTGGGAAGCAGACGCAGACGCGCTGGCACGGGTTTCGGAGGTGGCGCGGCTCACGGGCGTCGGCGGCTGGCTGGAGCAGGATTTTCGAACGCTATCGCACGGG carries:
- a CDS encoding ABC-F family ATP-binding cassette domain-containing protein encodes the protein MRRLMLARLLLAPAEVYLLDEPTNHLDAGSVAWLERWITQSGAAFVLASHDRAFLDNVATRTAELERGRLTLFPGNYSAAMERKAALRAAQERQYAAGQRQRLLLEEEQRRQASKASVNENRARAKDNDKFRSTHKAERAQQIHSGRARAMQKQLERLEVPNKPYDDRRTLHLDLPPMSPGPSEVLSLKNFSVQRGEKCVLSGLNLELRRGERLALVGDNGSGKSTLLAAIRGALPSGGERRLGVGLQVAWTGQHHEELSGLETVKDALLDANPLLTPHQLYELAASVGLPGGPAFSVAALSGGQLTRLGLARLSVIRAHLLLLDEPTNHLDIRAIEALEALLLRFPGTLILASHDRRLVERVATRVEVLGA